The region ACGCGATGACCAGCGAGGACGCGATCGAAATCTACGTGTCGCGCCTGCGCAAGAAGCTCGAGAAAAGCACCGCCACCATCATTACGCTGCGCGGCCTCGGCTATCTGCTGGAAGACGGCGCCGATGACGAATAGCCTGCGGCTCAGACTGCTGCTGTGGCTGCTGCTGCCGATGACCGTCTACGTGATCGCCGCCGGGCTGATCGCGCGCGACAACGCCGAGCGCACCGCGCGGCTGTTGCAGGACGAGGCGCTGTTGTCGTCCGCGCGCGTGATGGCGGGCGACATCGAGTGGAAGAACGGTTATCTGCACGCGGAAATTTCGCCGAGCGCGATCGAGATTCTGAGTTCGCCGGCCGGCGATCGCGTGTATTTCAGCATCCGCGAAGTGGGCGGCGCGACGATCGCGGGCACCTCCGACTTTCCGCAACGCGTGCCCGACGAATCGCCGCTCTGGTATGACGCGGCGGTCAGCGGTCACCCGATCCGCGCGGTGTCGCTGATCCGGCCGATGTACGACGCGGGCGCGGTCAAACAGGTGGTGGTCTCGGTGGGGCGCACGCTGTTGCAACGCGATGCCACCGCCGCCGCGTTGTGGCAGCCGCAGATGCTGCATTTCGCCGGTATCGTCGCGATCGCGGTCGTGCTGGTGTGCGTCGGCCTCACTTTCGAACTGCGGCCGCTGATGCGCCTCGCCAACGATATGCTTGCGCGCGCACCGAACGCCTCGCTGCGGGTGCGCGCCGATCCGCTGCGCAACGAGTTGCGGCCGATCGTCAGCGCGTTCAATCAGTGTCTCGACATCATCGAACGCAAGACCGCGATGCAGCGGCGCTTCATCGCGGATGCCGCGCATCAGTTGCGCACGCCGCTGACGCTGCTCGGTACGCAGTTGCAATATGCGCGCCGCCAGGACGATCTCGCGCAGATCAAGGAGACCTTGCTGGCGATGCATCGCAGCAATCATTCGCTGGTCGCGTTGACCAATCAGCTGCTCTTGCTCGCGCAGGCGGAAGCCGCGGATTACGCCGATTTTCAGGGCGTGCCGGTCGATCTGCGTGCGGTCGCGACCGCCACCATCGAACAGCTCGCCTTGCTCGCGCAACGGCGCGGCGTCGAGTTGTCGGCGCGCCTGGACGAAGGCGCCGAGGTGATGGGCAACGAGCCCTTGCTGTCGGTGCTGTTGTTCAATCTGCTCGATAACGCGATCCGGTACACGCCTTCGGGCGGCCATGTCGCGCTCGATCTCGCCGCGCACGAAGGCCGCTGGCGCGTGACCATCGCGGACGAAGGGCCGGGCATCGAAGCGGTGTTGCGCGAACGCGTGTTCGAGCCGTTTTTCCGCGCGTCCGGTGAGGAAGGCAGCGGGCTGGGGCTGGCCATCGTGCGCGAAATCGCACGCGCGCATCTCGCGGAAATCGTGCTGGAAGACGGCGTGGAAGGGCGAGGTGGGCGAGGTTTGAGGGTCTCGGTGATCTTTCCGGTCGTAGCGGCGACGGGCAAATGATTGCGATGCGCCAATCCACGCAAGCGTGTGCGTATCCTGACGACACAACTGGCGGCTACACATTTACTACCTCGTGATCCGGTGAATCGGTTGTGATGGAGCTGTCCGTGCATCGGCGCGGACAGCTCCATCACCGAGACGAGGTAAGCGTATGTTTCCTTCCGTCAGCAGTTCCCATGTCCATCCCGGGTCCGCGCATTTACCGCCGGCATCTCACCAACCCGAAGCGCCGCGTCCATCCGCGCCGGTTTCGATCCACCTGTCTATCGAGAACAGTCACGCGCATGCCGGCGAGGCGACGCTTCATCTTGCTCTGCCGGCCAGTTACGTTGCTCTGCCGAGCGGCAAATTGCAGCCGGACTTCGTCCATCCCGGCCTGCAGATCGACGAAAAAGGGCGCCGCTTCATCAGCGACGGCGAACACATGTACGCGATCCGTTTCGATCGCGATCATCGGACCGAGCGTGTCTATCAACCGGATAATCCGGCGAAACCGGGCATCCCTGTCCGGTTGAACGAAGCAGGCCGTTACGTGCTGCATGGCGAAGTCGGGTTGAGAGGCGGCTCGCCCGGGCGGGACCTGGCACGCAGGCTCGACGCTGCGCAGCAGAACCTTAACCGCGCACTGACGGCAAAGCGCGACGCGCAGGGGGAAATGACGGCGATCAATGCGGAAATCCGGTACGCCGGGAATCCCGACGCTGGTTTGCGGCAAAGACGGCAGGACGTGCAACGCAGGCTGGACGACGCCAAAATGACCATCGCAATCGAAGATGGGCGTATCGAAGGCGTGGCACGCGAAGTTCAGATGCTCCGGCAGTCGTTCGAGGCGCAAGTGACAGACAAACGAAGACATCGCGAGGACGGCCGGCAACTCGAACAGACGACGCAGCGCGAGATCGACACGCTTCAGACCACGATGAACAGGAGCGACCATCCGACCGCGAACATGAGGGACGATCTGCGAAAGCTCCATGACGATCTTCGCCGGATACAGAATGCAAACCACGAGCTGGATCGGCAAATAGAGAATCTGCATCGCGATCTGGCCGACATCCCCCACTTCTAGTCGTCACGACATCTAGACGAGGTCAATGTATGTTTCCTTCCGTCAGCAGTTCCCATGTCCATCCCGGGTCCGTGCATGTGCCGCCGGAATTTCACCCGTCCGAACCGCCCCGTCCATCGGCACCGATCTCGATTCATGTGTCGACGCAGGGAAGCCCCACGCACGTCGGCGACTCGACCCCTCAACTCCTCCTGCCTGCCGCGTATATCTCACGTCCCAGCGGCAAACTGCACCCGGATCTCGTGCATCCTGGCGTTCAGATAGACGAGAAAGGCCGGCGTTTCGTCAGCGACGGTAAAGCGACCTATGCGATCCGTTACGACCGCGACCATCGAACCGAACGTGTTTATCAACCGCATG is a window of Paraburkholderia sp. D15 DNA encoding:
- a CDS encoding sensor histidine kinase, which translates into the protein MTNSLRLRLLLWLLLPMTVYVIAAGLIARDNAERTARLLQDEALLSSARVMAGDIEWKNGYLHAEISPSAIEILSSPAGDRVYFSIREVGGATIAGTSDFPQRVPDESPLWYDAAVSGHPIRAVSLIRPMYDAGAVKQVVVSVGRTLLQRDATAAALWQPQMLHFAGIVAIAVVLVCVGLTFELRPLMRLANDMLARAPNASLRVRADPLRNELRPIVSAFNQCLDIIERKTAMQRRFIADAAHQLRTPLTLLGTQLQYARRQDDLAQIKETLLAMHRSNHSLVALTNQLLLLAQAEAADYADFQGVPVDLRAVATATIEQLALLAQRRGVELSARLDEGAEVMGNEPLLSVLLFNLLDNAIRYTPSGGHVALDLAAHEGRWRVTIADEGPGIEAVLRERVFEPFFRASGEEGSGLGLAIVREIARAHLAEIVLEDGVEGRGGRGLRVSVIFPVVAATGK